In Brassica rapa cultivar Chiifu-401-42 chromosome A06, CAAS_Brap_v3.01, whole genome shotgun sequence, a single window of DNA contains:
- the LOC103871474 gene encoding kinase-interacting family protein-like yields the protein MDTSLPQLPSLSELESRMQVMRVSALEDNQTGETFSQRAEWFYQRRPLLLSLCQDLFHGYATLLNRYDQAKPQNLKPVSHENNSNDDTDISSQVESILSFEQTQITACDKQKVDELVSQLVTANLERDMAQDELLRGEQKFREASETIELLKKLVMLLDMEKEVAVEETVSLGYKLASLLEENKDLATEALFMKKEAVRLARCMLKMRDEHIHQVCVLQSQVYALQSSRESVYENASSPSCFGLDKSKSKKRKMSETRSEPGEKKRKSKWLKRLNPFVKFSVSPSPALLHQ from the exons ATGGATACCTCTCTTCCACAATTGCCTTCTCTCTCCG AGCTTGAGTCTCGGATGCAAGTAATGCGCGTATCTGCTCTTGAAGATAACCAAACCGGTGAAACTTTCTCTCAGCGCGCTGAATGGTTTTACCAGAGACGTCCTCTTCTTCTTTCACTATGTCAAGATCTCTTTCACGGTTACGCCACTCTCTTGAACCGTTACGACCAAGCTAAACCACAAAACCTTAAACCTGTTTCTCATGAAAATAACTCTAATGATGATACCGACATAAGTTCTCAAGTCGAGAGCATCTTGTCCTTTGAACAGACTCAAATCACGGCTTGTGATAAGCAGAAAGTTGACGAGTTAGTCTCGCAGCTCGTGACCGCAAACTTGGAAAGAGACATGGCGCAGGACGAGTTGCTTCGCGGTGAGCAAAAGTTCAGAGAAGCTTCCGAGACGATCGAGTTGCTAAAGAAGCTTGTGATGTTGCTTGACATGGAGAAAGAAGTAGCTGTGGAGGAAACTGTGAGTCTCGGATACAAACTCGCTTCTCTCTTGGAAGAGAACAAAGACCTAGCAACGGAAGCACTGTTCATGAAAAAGGAAGCTGTGAGGCTCGCTAGATGCATGCTAAAGATGAGGGATGAACATATTCACCAGGTGTGCGTTCTACAGAGCCAAGTGTATGCGTTGCAGTCATCGAGAGAGTCTGTTTATGAAAATGCATCCTCACCGAGCTGCTTTGGGTTGGATAAGAGCAAGAGCAAGAAGAGAAAGATGAGTGAAACAAGAAGTGAACCAGGAGAGAAAAAGAGGAAATCTAAGTGGTTGAAGAGACTTAACCCGTTTGTTAAATTCAGCGTTAGCCCATCGCCTGCTCTTCTCCATCAATAG